One genomic window of Bacillus cereus G9842 includes the following:
- a CDS encoding D-glycero-alpha-D-manno-heptose-1,7-bisphosphate 7-phosphatase: MKNINDHELIQRNKAVFLDRDGVINEILSDKVKFVNAPEDVYLLPGTADAIASFREKGYMIFVVTNQAGVSLGYMSHTLLNTIHNHLEKELLKVNANAVIKEIMSCTHNLNANCNCRKPNAGMLITLAEKYNISLDDSYMIGDRESDIDAGIKAGTKTILITQQIMETKADEQYYTLLEASSHII; encoded by the coding sequence ATGAAAAATATAAATGATCATGAATTAATACAAAGAAATAAGGCTGTATTTTTAGATAGGGATGGAGTCATTAACGAGATTTTATCCGATAAGGTGAAATTTGTTAATGCCCCAGAGGACGTCTATCTTCTCCCTGGAACTGCAGATGCAATTGCAAGTTTTAGAGAGAAAGGGTACATGATTTTTGTCGTTACAAATCAAGCTGGTGTGAGTTTGGGTTACATGAGCCATACTCTATTAAATACTATCCATAATCACTTAGAGAAAGAACTATTAAAAGTAAATGCGAACGCAGTTATAAAAGAAATAATGTCTTGCACTCATAATTTAAATGCCAACTGTAATTGTAGAAAGCCCAATGCAGGAATGCTTATAACATTGGCCGAGAAGTATAACATTTCTTTAGATGATAGTTATATGATTGGTGATCGTGAGTCGGACATAGATGCAGGCATTAAAGCAGGTACAAAAACCATACTTATTACTCAACAAATAATGGAAACAAAAGCGGATGAGCAATACTATACTTTATTAGAAGCTTCATCACATATTATATAA
- a CDS encoding thioredoxin family protein, which produces MNKRWKIISLIVTIMILSISFFMINSQSDVKAKQKNAPDDIISIKELDEKKYENDTYVYFFKPDCKFCKQANDDIYKAAKDTNVNLNRVDLSKKENERLWDDHLIGGTPTIIHFNRGEEVERIQGAMPYETYKKFFKYRID; this is translated from the coding sequence ATGAATAAAAGATGGAAGATTATAAGTTTGATAGTTACTATTATGATTTTAAGTATTAGCTTTTTTATGATAAACAGTCAGAGTGATGTAAAAGCTAAGCAAAAGAATGCTCCAGATGACATTATTTCAATTAAAGAACTAGATGAGAAAAAATATGAAAATGATACGTATGTTTATTTCTTTAAACCAGATTGTAAGTTCTGTAAACAAGCGAATGATGATATCTACAAGGCAGCTAAAGATACAAATGTAAATTTAAATCGTGTGGATCTGTCCAAAAAAGAAAACGAAAGGCTTTGGGATGATCATCTAATTGGTGGTACACCAACTATAATCCATTTTAATCGTGGAGAAGAAGTAGAAAGAATACAGGGTGCAATGCCTTATGAAACTTATAAAAAATTCTTTAAGTATAGAATTGATTAA
- a CDS encoding DUF4358 domain-containing protein translates to MKKVSILLITVCFFLTGCGEDPENTISNIASTIEKNTGIQNLHTLSLENAKKQFKISEEEVETFVVRTTYTDADLTEYGVFYVNDEKYLKDVKSKIKKHTQEVASRMKKVDNSYYDIAKEAVIKEKDNYIFYSIAENQEAMKTVFLGYFDQEQPKDK, encoded by the coding sequence ATGAAAAAAGTTTCAATTTTATTGATAACAGTCTGCTTTTTTTTAACAGGTTGTGGTGAGGATCCGGAGAATACAATCAGTAATATTGCATCAACAATAGAAAAAAATACTGGTATTCAAAATTTGCATACTCTATCACTAGAGAATGCAAAAAAACAATTCAAAATTTCAGAAGAAGAAGTAGAAACATTTGTAGTAAGAACAACCTATACTGATGCAGATTTAACAGAGTATGGAGTATTTTATGTTAATGATGAGAAATATCTTAAGGATGTAAAAAGCAAAATTAAAAAACATACACAAGAAGTTGCTTCTCGTATGAAAAAAGTAGATAATTCATATTATGATATAGCTAAAGAAGCAGTAATTAAAGAAAAAGACAATTATATATTTTATAGTATTGCGGAGAATCAAGAAGCCATGAAAACTGTATTTCTAGGCTATTTTGATCAGGAACAACCGAAAGATAAATAA
- a CDS encoding ATP-dependent helicase, with protein MTTNIDFKGNKTCYYPLGINEKNGVIPCTQIAQNFTSEEIVKDHENDSYFFRSLEKHGIKLNESQIEAVRNVSGPVITLAGAGSGKTSVLTSKVGYMMNYKEIKPANIMILTFTKKAAEEMKSRISNLPGLSISGARQLLAGTFHSIFLRVIRNAGINQKIISSEKMKHIAIKNILRDLKLADSYEPETIVSMIGYFKNHMIKPSDLPTKSVIDRELRDIYAMYEQWKEQQNMIDFDDILVIMYDLLTTNFKLRELIQEKIKYILVDEFQDSSSIQYAILQIIAAPHNNLTIVGDDWQSIYAFRGANPGIILNFPNDYSKVKKVILDTNYRSNPYIVGLGNSIIKQNKKQFDKTLNTNKDSGSKPKYFSPDDSKQEATMIINDIIGQIKGGNKNYRDFSILYRTHAVSRSLIEQLVIKEIPFVQYKTKDLFYNNSNVKPIINVLKLAIRPKTDFESLKGVCPMLYIGKDKVIDSIINAYALDDLEGQTKPLISYLLKCQLTHNQNKRVMQLYKTIKECRGMSAIEAIQCIRYGHLQYEQYLLDNKRKNMTTHKEMMLEELDELETSAKGFSTIKELIDFIEKLETQYEKMKELQKEQNVNAISLMTIHGSKGLEFKHVYIIGASEGTLPHKSSLEITDDRVIDGSKEKKKYFKNYLRKKEGFYTSL; from the coding sequence ATGACAACAAATATTGACTTTAAGGGGAACAAAACTTGTTATTATCCATTAGGTATTAACGAGAAAAATGGTGTTATTCCATGTACTCAAATTGCTCAAAATTTCACTTCTGAAGAAATAGTTAAAGATCATGAAAATGATTCATATTTTTTTCGAAGCCTGGAGAAGCATGGAATTAAGTTAAATGAAAGTCAAATAGAAGCAGTAAGAAATGTAAGTGGACCAGTTATTACTCTGGCCGGAGCAGGTAGTGGTAAAACATCAGTTTTAACTTCTAAAGTAGGATACATGATGAATTACAAAGAAATTAAACCAGCAAATATTATGATTCTTACGTTTACTAAGAAGGCAGCAGAAGAAATGAAGTCACGTATAAGTAATTTACCTGGTCTATCAATTTCAGGAGCTAGACAATTATTAGCAGGAACATTTCATTCTATCTTTTTACGGGTAATACGGAATGCAGGCATAAATCAAAAGATTATTTCAAGTGAAAAAATGAAACATATTGCAATTAAAAATATTCTCCGTGATCTAAAATTAGCAGATTCATATGAGCCGGAAACCATTGTATCTATGATTGGCTATTTTAAAAATCATATGATTAAACCGAGTGATTTACCTACTAAATCTGTGATTGATAGAGAATTACGAGATATTTATGCAATGTACGAACAGTGGAAAGAACAACAAAATATGATTGATTTCGATGATATTTTAGTTATCATGTATGATTTGTTAACAACAAACTTCAAATTACGAGAACTCATTCAAGAAAAAATTAAATATATTTTAGTTGACGAATTTCAAGATAGTTCATCAATTCAATATGCTATTTTACAAATTATTGCTGCTCCACACAATAATTTAACGATTGTAGGGGATGATTGGCAGAGTATATATGCGTTTCGCGGGGCTAATCCAGGTATAATACTAAATTTCCCTAATGACTATTCCAAGGTCAAAAAAGTAATTTTGGATACAAACTATAGATCCAATCCTTATATAGTAGGATTAGGAAATTCTATTATTAAACAGAATAAAAAGCAATTTGATAAGACATTAAATACAAATAAAGATAGTGGATCCAAACCTAAATATTTTAGTCCAGATGACAGTAAGCAAGAAGCAACAATGATTATTAATGATATTATAGGACAAATTAAAGGTGGTAATAAGAACTATCGCGACTTCTCAATCCTATATCGTACGCATGCTGTTAGTAGATCCTTAATTGAGCAATTAGTTATAAAAGAAATCCCTTTTGTTCAATATAAAACAAAAGATTTATTTTATAACAACAGCAATGTTAAACCTATTATTAATGTTCTGAAATTGGCTATACGACCTAAAACAGATTTTGAATCGCTTAAAGGTGTATGTCCAATGTTATATATCGGAAAAGATAAAGTGATAGACAGTATAATCAATGCATATGCACTTGATGATTTAGAAGGTCAGACTAAACCATTGATATCTTACTTATTAAAGTGCCAGTTAACTCATAATCAAAACAAGAGAGTTATGCAACTTTATAAAACGATTAAGGAATGCAGGGGCATGTCAGCTATAGAGGCAATTCAATGTATACGATATGGTCATTTACAATATGAGCAATATTTATTAGATAATAAAAGAAAAAATATGACTACACATAAAGAAATGATGCTAGAAGAGCTGGATGAATTAGAAACATCTGCTAAAGGCTTTTCAACCATTAAAGAACTTATAGACTTTATAGAAAAGTTAGAGACACAATATGAAAAAATGAAAGAATTACAAAAAGAACAAAATGTAAATGCTATTTCATTAATGACCATTCATGGGTCGAAAGGATTAGAATTTAAACATGTTTATATAATCGGCGCAAGTGAGGGTACCCTACCGCACAAGTCTTCATTAGAGATTACTGATGACCGTGTAATAGATGGAAGCAAGGAAAAAAAGAAATACTTCAAGAACTACTTGAGGAAGAAAGAAGGCTTCTATACGTCGCTGTAA
- a CDS encoding 3'-5' exonuclease, with product MLQELLEEERRLLYVAVTRAKDYLHIYSPKSVRGKDVKISRFLKEAFITKKQ from the coding sequence ATACTTCAAGAACTACTTGAGGAAGAAAGAAGGCTTCTATACGTCGCTGTAACACGAGCAAAAGACTATTTACATATATACTCTCCTAAAAGTGTACGAGGTAAAGATGTAAAAATATCTAGATTTTTAAAAGAAGCATTTATAACTAAAAAACAATGA
- the holB gene encoding DNA polymerase III subunit delta' → MTWNELQDVQPKVARILQNSIRKEMVAHAYIYEGNKGIGKYQVALLYAKTLLCNNGSNSEPCHACKNCTRIDTGNHPDIIYIKPDGASIKKEQIEELQKEFSYASFESGKKIYIIENAEKMTTNAANSLLKFLEEPESDCIAILLTERSNALLSTIISRCQLIRFAPISPKKVQEALTEQLIFGEEAKILSKLTNDLEQARKISEELTLGPKLDLIQEFIQKCNTLKVYALKKELSEAFAGKEGTLIFYHIVMLWFEDFLNYHLNRRNDLVFNEEILDTEVKKYKLNQILHLIKCAQKYQGRVHNNLTFTTLFDGFVAESQGVAAV, encoded by the coding sequence ATGACTTGGAATGAATTGCAGGATGTACAACCAAAAGTAGCTAGGATTTTACAAAATTCAATTAGAAAAGAAATGGTGGCTCACGCTTATATTTATGAAGGTAATAAAGGTATAGGAAAATATCAAGTAGCACTTCTATATGCTAAAACTTTGCTATGTAATAATGGATCTAATAGTGAACCTTGTCATGCGTGTAAAAATTGTACTCGAATCGATACAGGTAATCATCCAGATATTATCTATATTAAACCTGATGGTGCATCTATAAAAAAAGAGCAAATCGAAGAACTTCAAAAAGAATTCTCCTACGCTTCTTTTGAAAGCGGCAAAAAAATATATATAATTGAAAATGCTGAAAAAATGACGACTAATGCAGCGAATTCATTACTGAAATTTTTAGAAGAACCTGAAAGTGATTGTATTGCCATACTATTAACTGAACGCAGTAACGCACTATTGAGTACAATCATATCTAGGTGCCAATTAATCAGATTTGCTCCTATATCACCTAAGAAAGTGCAAGAGGCTTTAACAGAACAACTAATTTTTGGTGAAGAAGCTAAAATATTATCAAAATTAACTAATGACCTTGAACAAGCTAGGAAAATTAGTGAAGAATTAACACTTGGACCTAAATTAGATTTGATTCAAGAATTTATTCAAAAATGTAATACGTTAAAAGTGTATGCCTTAAAAAAGGAATTATCTGAAGCTTTCGCAGGTAAAGAGGGGACATTAATTTTCTATCATATTGTAATGTTATGGTTTGAAGACTTTTTAAATTACCATTTAAATAGAAGAAATGATTTAGTATTTAATGAAGAAATATTAGATACGGAAGTAAAAAAATATAAGTTAAATCAAATACTACATTTAATAAAATGTGCACAAAAATATCAAGGACGTGTACACAATAACCTAACTTTTACTACATTATTTGATGGTTTTGTAGCAGAATCTCAAGGTGTAGCAGCAGTTTAA
- a CDS encoding helix-turn-helix domain-containing protein — MNQVVNIKEQLEIKERAAGQRDKILEILRNRGLKGVTNVYFYEKVTKSLGARMSELNERGYGITTRHLGNGMYKYILVSEPLVPSKKFTRAEDMLMEAIEERGSVTADELKNLLKNYGFIISRKSGSKKLAK; from the coding sequence ATGAATCAAGTAGTAAATATTAAAGAACAATTAGAGATTAAAGAAAGAGCTGCAGGTCAACGAGACAAAATTTTAGAAATACTACGCAATCGCGGACTTAAAGGTGTGACGAATGTTTATTTTTATGAGAAGGTAACAAAATCTTTAGGAGCAAGAATGAGTGAATTAAACGAAAGAGGTTATGGTATTACAACTAGACACTTAGGTAATGGTATGTACAAATATATTCTCGTAAGTGAGCCTTTAGTACCAAGTAAAAAATTCACTCGTGCGGAAGATATGCTTATGGAAGCAATTGAAGAAAGAGGTAGTGTTACTGCAGATGAACTAAAGAATCTATTAAAAAATTATGGATTCATCATTAGTAGAAAAAGTGGTTCGAAGAAATTAGCTAAGTAA
- the dcm gene encoding DNA cytosine methyltransferase yields MNTNNYGVIGIFSGCGGLDTGFSEYDFNVQLAIELDSDACDTYKKNHPETEVWNRDIKTVKGDEIRKLVGNKPLILLGGSPCQSFSIFQEELTGPRGIQDERGKLIYEYLRLVKELQPEVIVFENVKNIVSKEHLPAFKRFIEQLSNVSGLNITYNIMQAHDYGVPQLRERVIVIGTKSNINPFSVIPKLDGPRTLGEVLKDCPKSEFFSFKKEYAHVMQLIKPGKCWNSLEPKIAFTIMKEDYRGICKSCNLSFKGQIKCPKCGSQNIKNGRGITSYLRRLSHTRPSPTVCAVPSSKVHGLMAHPFEERALSIREAARIQTFPDDYVFCGNIFTQQKQVGNAVPVNLAKAIAIGIKTILTSLDSKQEVKYHKEKSCVQWILDNHENALSELEKDFIRTCVKKIRAAKSFPDKYYVYLKEIINKLTQRKKNDYKNINY; encoded by the coding sequence ATGAATACAAACAATTATGGAGTTATTGGAATTTTCTCGGGTTGCGGCGGTCTTGACACGGGGTTTTCCGAGTATGATTTTAATGTTCAATTAGCAATTGAGTTGGATTCTGATGCTTGTGATACATATAAGAAAAATCACCCGGAAACGGAAGTTTGGAATCGAGATATAAAAACTGTTAAAGGTGATGAAATAAGAAAACTAGTAGGGAATAAACCTCTTATTCTTTTAGGAGGATCTCCTTGCCAAAGTTTTTCGATATTTCAAGAAGAATTGACAGGGCCAAGAGGGATACAAGATGAAAGAGGTAAACTAATTTACGAATATCTTCGACTTGTAAAAGAACTGCAACCAGAAGTAATTGTATTTGAAAATGTTAAAAACATTGTATCAAAAGAACATTTGCCAGCATTTAAACGATTTATTGAACAGCTATCAAATGTTTCTGGTTTAAATATTACCTATAATATTATGCAAGCACATGACTATGGAGTCCCACAGCTTAGGGAAAGGGTTATTGTGATTGGTACTAAAAGTAATATTAATCCATTTAGTGTTATTCCAAAACTAGATGGTCCACGTACTTTAGGGGAAGTTCTAAAAGATTGTCCTAAATCAGAATTCTTTTCATTTAAAAAAGAATATGCACACGTTATGCAGTTAATTAAACCAGGGAAATGTTGGAATAGTTTAGAACCTAAAATAGCATTTACCATTATGAAAGAAGATTACAGAGGAATTTGTAAGTCTTGTAATCTTTCTTTTAAAGGTCAAATAAAATGTCCCAAATGCGGTAGTCAAAATATAAAAAATGGGCGCGGCATTACTTCTTATTTAAGAAGACTTTCACATACAAGACCATCTCCTACGGTTTGTGCTGTTCCTTCTTCTAAAGTGCATGGACTAATGGCCCATCCATTTGAAGAACGTGCTTTAAGTATAAGAGAAGCTGCCAGAATTCAAACATTTCCTGATGATTATGTATTTTGCGGAAATATATTTACGCAGCAAAAGCAGGTGGGCAATGCCGTGCCAGTGAATTTAGCAAAAGCTATTGCGATTGGAATAAAAACAATATTAACTTCCCTGGATAGTAAGCAGGAGGTTAAGTATCATAAAGAAAAAAGTTGCGTTCAATGGATTTTAGATAATCATGAAAATGCATTATCTGAATTAGAGAAAGATTTTATCCGTACATGTGTGAAAAAAATTCGTGCTGCAAAATCTTTCCCTGATAAATATTATGTCTATTTAAAAGAAATTATAAACAAATTAACGCAAAGGAAGAAGAATGATTACAAGAATATAAACTATTAA
- a CDS encoding thermonuclease family protein: MKKILISFITFSILLSGCVSDRVGALNQVDSKMKEVKEKTTSLEDSILSEDKGKNNNFNDSQNREAAKVNYVSDGDTISVTLLKSGKTYKVRYLCLDTPESVKKGVKVQPVAKDASKRNKELVAGKKVYLEYEEDNKVDKYGRLLAYIFVDGKMVQETLLKEGMGIIRYTNGHTRYMERLKAAETEAKNKKLGVWGIKGYVENGKYNEK; the protein is encoded by the coding sequence ATGAAAAAAATATTAATTTCATTTATAACATTTAGTATTTTATTATCTGGATGTGTTAGTGATCGAGTAGGTGCATTAAATCAAGTTGATTCAAAGATGAAGGAAGTAAAGGAAAAAACAACTTCACTTGAAGATTCCATTTTAAGTGAAGATAAAGGCAAAAATAATAATTTTAACGACTCTCAAAATAGAGAGGCAGCAAAAGTAAATTATGTTTCTGATGGAGATACCATTTCTGTAACGCTTTTAAAATCAGGAAAAACTTATAAGGTCCGATACTTATGCCTAGACACTCCAGAATCAGTTAAAAAGGGTGTTAAGGTTCAGCCTGTAGCAAAAGATGCATCTAAGCGTAATAAGGAACTGGTGGCAGGTAAGAAGGTGTATTTAGAATACGAAGAAGATAATAAAGTGGATAAATACGGAAGATTATTAGCTTACATTTTCGTAGACGGAAAGATGGTCCAAGAGACGTTATTAAAAGAAGGTATGGGAATTATTCGATATACTAACGGTCACACTCGTTATATGGAACGGTTGAAAGCAGCAGAGACTGAAGCCAAAAATAAGAAATTGGGTGTATGGGGGATTAAAGGTTACGTAGAGAATGGAAAATATAATGAAAAATAA
- a CDS encoding LCI fold-containing protein: MFKKLVVGALATGIMLSGAGGAMAATPNTESPKPEKVTMAASDKKGINFRGYPTRKSLPNIVENGVFGMTWYLKNAWQEDDGTWTGYYEGWSN, translated from the coding sequence ATGTTCAAGAAATTAGTAGTTGGGGCATTAGCGACTGGTATTATGTTATCTGGTGCAGGTGGAGCGATGGCTGCAACACCTAATACTGAAAGTCCAAAGCCAGAAAAGGTTACTATGGCAGCGTCGGACAAGAAGGGGATAAATTTTCGTGGGTATCCTACTAGAAAATCTTTACCGAACATAGTCGAAAATGGAGTGTTTGGTATGACGTGGTACTTGAAAAACGCATGGCAAGAAGATGATGGCACATGGACAGGTTATTATGAAGGCTGGTCTAATTAA
- a CDS encoding peptidylprolyl isomerase, with amino-acid sequence MKSSVKRLIMTGLAVGSLTFVSGCSLFDSDSVEYAAKTDSGTISKDELYNRMVDKIGQRTLDDMITLTVLQKKYKVSDGEIDDEIKRLKSEFGNSFNDFLSQNGVNNEEQLKDVIKLDKLKQKLALEHLKIQDKDLKALYEQKKPEIRVSHILVSDETLAKDIKSKIDSGEDFGSLAKEFSQDIATKEKGGDIGYFKEGDMVQAFQDAARKLKVGEVSQPVKTDFGYHVIKLLDEKKLPSFEQMKPQLQSELISNKMDQAKINAEIQKLLDKDNIKIGEEKLKDMYKITNQSKEKPSSK; translated from the coding sequence ATGAAATCATCCGTAAAACGATTAATTATGACAGGCTTGGCGGTAGGATCACTAACCTTTGTAAGTGGCTGCTCGCTTTTTGATAGTGATTCGGTGGAATATGCTGCTAAAACTGATAGCGGAACCATTTCTAAAGACGAATTATATAACCGCATGGTAGATAAAATTGGTCAAAGAACATTAGATGACATGATTACACTTACCGTATTGCAAAAAAAATATAAGGTATCTGATGGGGAAATTGATGATGAAATTAAACGTTTAAAATCAGAATTCGGTAACTCCTTTAATGACTTTCTTTCTCAGAACGGTGTAAACAATGAAGAACAATTAAAAGATGTAATTAAACTTGATAAGTTGAAACAAAAATTGGCTTTAGAACATTTAAAAATACAAGATAAAGATTTAAAAGCATTGTATGAGCAGAAGAAGCCAGAAATCAGGGTAAGTCATATCCTTGTTAGTGATGAAACTTTAGCCAAAGATATTAAATCAAAAATTGATTCGGGTGAAGATTTTGGTAGTTTAGCCAAAGAATTTTCACAGGATATCGCAACAAAAGAAAAAGGTGGTGATATTGGATACTTTAAAGAAGGAGATATGGTTCAAGCATTCCAGGATGCAGCAAGAAAGCTAAAAGTAGGAGAGGTTAGCCAACCGGTAAAAACGGATTTTGGATATCATGTTATTAAACTATTAGATGAGAAAAAACTACCATCCTTTGAACAGATGAAACCTCAATTGCAATCAGAATTAATTTCTAACAAAATGGATCAGGCTAAAATAAATGCTGAAATACAGAAATTATTAGATAAAGACAATATTAAGATCGGTGAAGAAAAACTAAAAGATATGTATAAAATCACTAATCAATCTAAAGAGAAACCATCATCTAAATAA
- a CDS encoding YopX family protein, whose protein sequence is MREVEFRGKPIEDYGGDAKWFYGSAVVNYEDKLAYIEAPGYGCVPVECETVGQYIGQKDKYGKKIYEGDLFYWRNTLRQVVYREDKAAFMAKRVQGKSNNDFYFYMWNLQDLLERVEVIGNTYENPEFLRN, encoded by the coding sequence ATGAGAGAAGTTGAGTTTCGTGGTAAGCCTATCGAAGATTATGGTGGTGATGCAAAATGGTTTTATGGAAGTGCAGTTGTAAATTACGAAGATAAATTAGCTTATATTGAAGCTCCAGGTTATGGATGCGTTCCGGTTGAATGTGAAACGGTTGGTCAATACATAGGGCAAAAGGATAAGTATGGTAAGAAAATTTATGAAGGTGATTTATTCTATTGGCGTAATACTTTACGACAAGTTGTATATAGGGAAGATAAAGCGGCATTCATGGCTAAAAGAGTGCAAGGTAAAAGCAATAATGATTTTTACTTTTATATGTGGAATTTACAAGATTTATTAGAACGAGTTGAAGTAATAGGAAATACCTATGAAAACCCAGAGTTTTTAAGAAACTAA
- a CDS encoding DNA cytosine methyltransferase — protein sequence MLLKKVYQVSKKGKEETPRLFLQHLVCEAAGFIPGNKLKISLEEQKIIIEETNCINPHNISVSSRVNRTTGLRRPLVDTAKESYKEIIRVNEKVEVCVYHKKIVVQPLHFQLTDMTTIPKSKDERISLLSVCAGGGIGTASFVDTQYFTPVAEIELEEDCCEAIRHNFSSFIMNCDVRDINVVPKVDVINCTIPCNNFSTLGDMEESTQIDLAIAVARIIRAAEPEMIFFENVPAFFKSRMYSDLKELIVDELPYWSEKNIEAYDYGSIARRNRTYALAFRTKEAFLDFQFPSPPRTIKRPKLKVFLDGKDTDHEWKDFKAWKKSFESRDAFKNRSLEKSFVTPDAKEIQCILSRYRSHCASNTYLLNEDKTKWRFFSEAELYRILSIPKWFTLPDTIPMTRRYEIIGQSVDCRVIKSIANQIAKTFYKLKTVFKKGVNKVKEAFNETFPISMSENGQLSLGL from the coding sequence ATGTTATTAAAAAAGGTCTATCAAGTGAGTAAAAAAGGAAAAGAAGAAACACCTCGATTATTTTTGCAACATTTGGTTTGTGAAGCAGCAGGATTTATACCAGGGAATAAATTAAAAATAAGCTTAGAAGAGCAAAAAATTATTATCGAAGAAACTAATTGTATTAACCCACATAATATATCTGTTTCAAGTCGAGTAAATCGTACTACTGGGTTAAGAAGACCACTTGTTGATACAGCAAAGGAATCTTATAAGGAAATAATACGAGTTAATGAGAAGGTAGAAGTTTGTGTATATCATAAAAAAATTGTGGTACAACCCTTACACTTTCAATTAACTGATATGACAACTATACCTAAAAGCAAAGATGAGAGAATTTCATTACTTAGTGTGTGCGCCGGTGGAGGTATTGGTACTGCATCATTTGTTGATACACAGTATTTTACCCCTGTAGCAGAAATTGAGCTTGAAGAGGACTGTTGTGAAGCAATCAGACATAATTTCTCTTCCTTTATTATGAATTGTGATGTACGCGATATTAATGTTGTTCCTAAAGTAGACGTAATAAATTGCACCATTCCGTGCAATAATTTCAGTACACTTGGGGACATGGAAGAATCAACACAAATTGATTTGGCTATAGCTGTAGCAAGAATTATACGAGCAGCCGAGCCTGAAATGATATTTTTTGAAAATGTACCAGCATTCTTTAAAAGCAGAATGTACAGTGATTTAAAAGAACTTATAGTAGATGAACTACCTTATTGGAGTGAAAAAAACATTGAAGCGTATGACTATGGTTCTATAGCAAGAAGAAATAGAACATATGCATTAGCATTTCGGACAAAAGAAGCATTTCTAGACTTCCAGTTCCCTTCCCCACCACGGACTATAAAACGGCCAAAGTTAAAGGTGTTTTTAGATGGTAAAGATACAGACCATGAGTGGAAGGATTTTAAAGCTTGGAAAAAAAGTTTTGAAAGTAGAGATGCTTTTAAAAATCGAAGTCTTGAAAAATCATTTGTGACACCAGATGCAAAGGAGATCCAATGCATATTAAGTAGATATAGAAGTCACTGTGCATCTAATACCTATCTATTAAATGAAGATAAAACAAAATGGAGATTCTTTAGCGAAGCAGAGCTATACCGGATATTATCTATCCCTAAATGGTTTACATTACCTGACACAATACCAATGACAAGAAGATATGAAATTATTGGTCAAAGTGTTGATTGTAGAGTTATTAAATCCATAGCTAATCAAATAGCAAAAACTTTTTATAAATTGAAGACTGTATTCAAAAAGGGTGTAAATAAAGTAAAAGAAGCTTTTAATGAGACTTTTCCAATATCTATGAGTGAGAATGGCCAACTATCTTTAGGTTTATAA